The following are encoded in a window of Nakamurella sp. A5-74 genomic DNA:
- the murD gene encoding UDP-N-acetylmuramoyl-L-alanine--D-glutamate ligase: MSDAGVSDAAGPGAAAPAGLTALPGPGDLVVAAGAGITGLPVIRFLAARRCTVLVTSDRPPPAALAEIEGDVSFAGDLTAPPHGTSLVVMSAGIAPHRPLPAAATAAGVPVVGEVELAWLVDQQDPRGARPWLAVTGTNGKTSTVEMLAAILRAAGLQATACGNVGWPLLEAVLADGPAGSDRPRQDVIAVELSSFQLHYGPSIRPRAGVVLNLAEDHLEWHGDLTSYAAAKAVALTGEIAVAVVDDAGAAALLAAAPAGRRIPVTAGDPGASGVGVRSTLGTAEVVDTALGGGTLFRVADLGASGPHQLTNAMAAATLARAVRVPAAPIAAALAAYRPGAHRAQWVFELDGVRFLDDSKATNPHAAAASLSALDAVVWIAGGQLKGASVDDLVQAVRERLVGVVLLGVDAEVIEQALRRHAPDVPRIVVSRTDDGAMGEVLDAAWAMARPAGGAPAAAVTVALAPAAASLDMFTSYGARGDAFTAAVRALADRPSRSGAGELGPVQGGSTLPGTQS; encoded by the coding sequence ATGTCCGACGCCGGCGTGTCCGATGCTGCCGGACCTGGAGCGGCGGCCCCCGCCGGCCTGACCGCGCTGCCCGGACCCGGCGACCTGGTCGTCGCCGCCGGCGCCGGGATCACCGGCCTGCCGGTGATCCGGTTCCTCGCCGCCCGCCGCTGCACCGTGCTCGTCACCTCCGACCGTCCGCCGCCGGCGGCGCTCGCGGAGATCGAGGGCGACGTCAGCTTCGCCGGCGATCTGACCGCACCGCCGCACGGCACGTCGCTGGTGGTGATGAGCGCCGGCATCGCGCCGCACCGACCGCTGCCCGCGGCTGCTACCGCTGCCGGGGTTCCGGTGGTCGGCGAGGTGGAGCTCGCCTGGCTCGTCGACCAGCAGGATCCCCGGGGCGCGCGGCCATGGCTGGCCGTCACCGGGACCAACGGCAAGACCAGCACCGTCGAGATGCTCGCAGCGATCCTGCGCGCGGCGGGGTTGCAGGCCACCGCCTGCGGCAATGTGGGGTGGCCGCTGTTGGAGGCGGTGCTCGCCGACGGACCCGCCGGCTCGGACCGGCCGCGGCAGGACGTCATCGCCGTCGAACTGTCCAGCTTCCAACTGCACTACGGCCCGAGCATCCGCCCCCGGGCCGGCGTGGTGCTCAACCTCGCCGAGGACCACCTCGAGTGGCACGGCGACCTCACCTCCTATGCGGCGGCCAAGGCGGTCGCGCTGACCGGCGAGATCGCGGTGGCCGTCGTCGACGACGCCGGCGCCGCCGCGCTGCTCGCGGCAGCACCAGCGGGCCGCCGCATCCCGGTCACCGCAGGGGATCCAGGTGCGTCCGGAGTGGGGGTACGCAGCACCCTCGGCACGGCCGAGGTCGTCGACACCGCCCTCGGTGGTGGCACGTTGTTCCGGGTCGCCGACCTCGGCGCGTCCGGTCCGCACCAGCTGACCAACGCGATGGCCGCAGCCACCCTGGCCCGCGCGGTGCGGGTGCCCGCGGCGCCGATCGCGGCCGCCCTGGCGGCCTACCGACCGGGCGCCCACCGGGCCCAGTGGGTCTTCGAGCTGGACGGCGTCCGGTTCCTGGACGACTCCAAGGCCACCAACCCGCACGCCGCCGCCGCGTCGTTGTCGGCGCTCGATGCGGTGGTGTGGATCGCCGGCGGACAGCTCAAGGGAGCGTCCGTCGACGATCTGGTGCAGGCGGTCCGGGAGCGGCTCGTCGGTGTCGTCCTGCTCGGGGTGGACGCGGAGGTCATCGAGCAGGCGCTGCGCCGACACGCGCCGGATGTCCCGCGGATCGTCGTCTCCAGAACCGACGATGGAGCGATGGGTGAGGTGCTGGATGCTGCGTGGGCAATGGCCCGACCCGCCGGCGGCGCACCCGCTGCGGCCGTGACGGTCGCTCTCGCCCCGGCCGCCGCCTCGCTCGACATGTTCACCTCGTACGGGGCCAGGGGCGATGCCTTCACCGCGGCCGTCCGCGCGCTCGCCGATCGGCCGTCGCGGTCCGGAGCTGGTGAGCTCGGTCCCGTCCAGGGTGGTTCCACCCTCCCCGGGACGCAGTCGTGA
- the mraY gene encoding phospho-N-acetylmuramoyl-pentapeptide-transferase, with amino-acid sequence MKNILIAAVVGLVVAILLTPYLIKVFSRPGFGQEIREDGPQSHQTKRGTPTMGGVAILVAMWVGYLVTILLDVMSGGRAGPTASAWLLLFLTTGMGLVGFLDDFIKIRRKRNLGLNKRAKLAGQTVIAVAFAVGALLFGGSRGTPASIRLSYTHDLAFISFGAIGFVVVAFLLISAWSNAVNLTDGLDGLAAGSSVMVLGSYVFISFFQFRNSCFNDLLSTAARAGCYSVRDPLDIGVVAAAALGGCIGFLWWNAHPARIFMGDTGSLALGGLIAGLSILTKTELLLVVIAGLFVIEMLSVVIQVAVFKVRKVRVFRMAPFHHHFELSGWAETTVLVRFWLLAAIAAAIGLGLFYADWLSLTGG; translated from the coding sequence ATGAAGAACATCCTGATCGCTGCGGTGGTGGGGCTGGTCGTCGCGATCCTGCTCACGCCGTACCTGATCAAGGTCTTCTCCCGGCCGGGCTTCGGTCAGGAGATCCGCGAGGACGGGCCGCAGTCGCACCAGACCAAGCGCGGGACGCCGACCATGGGCGGCGTCGCGATCCTGGTGGCGATGTGGGTCGGCTACCTGGTGACGATCCTGCTCGACGTCATGAGCGGCGGCCGTGCCGGCCCGACGGCGTCGGCATGGCTGCTGCTGTTCCTGACCACCGGCATGGGGCTCGTCGGGTTCCTCGACGACTTCATCAAGATCCGTCGCAAGCGGAACCTCGGGCTCAACAAGCGGGCCAAGCTGGCCGGTCAGACGGTCATCGCGGTGGCGTTCGCGGTCGGCGCGCTGCTGTTCGGCGGGTCCCGCGGTACGCCCGCGTCGATCCGGTTGTCCTACACCCACGATCTGGCGTTCATCTCCTTCGGCGCCATCGGTTTCGTCGTCGTCGCGTTCCTGCTGATCTCCGCGTGGTCCAACGCCGTCAACCTGACCGACGGTCTGGACGGGCTGGCTGCCGGTTCGTCGGTGATGGTGCTCGGCAGCTACGTGTTCATCAGCTTCTTCCAGTTCCGCAACAGCTGTTTCAACGACCTGCTGTCCACAGCAGCGCGCGCAGGTTGCTACTCCGTCCGAGATCCGTTGGACATCGGCGTCGTTGCCGCAGCGGCCCTCGGCGGCTGCATCGGCTTCCTGTGGTGGAACGCGCACCCGGCCCGGATCTTCATGGGGGACACCGGTTCGCTGGCCCTCGGCGGCCTGATCGCCGGGCTGTCGATCCTCACCAAGACCGAACTGCTGTTGGTGGTGATCGCCGGGCTGTTCGTGATCGAGATGCTGTCGGTGGTGATTCAGGTGGCGGTCTTCAAGGTCCGCAAGGTGCGGGTGTTCCGGATGGCACCGTTCCACCACCACTTCGAGCTGTCCGGGTGGGCGGAAACCACGGTGCTGGTGCGGTTCTGGTTGCTGGCCGCAATTGCGGCGGCGATCGGTCTCGGACTCTTCTACGCCGACTGGCTCTCGCTGACCGGCGGCTGA
- a CDS encoding UDP-N-acetylmuramoyl-L-alanyl-D-glutamate--2,6-diaminopimelate ligase yields MSLSPLRPTSVVGVPLSALAGLLPESVERPPTDFGSAAAVQVTGASLRGHEVRPGDLFGALPGARTHGAQFAADAAAAGAVAVLTDPVGASLIADHGVALPVLVTADPRSALGPVSAAIYGYPSTRLRMIGVTGTSGKTTTCFLIEAALAAQGLRTGLIGTVMTRIGGGAGDPDAPADEVIPSAFTTPEAPDLQALLAVMVERGVQAVTMEVSSHALALGRVGGTRFAVGAFTNLSQDHLDFHPDMDDYFAAKAKLFDGRSDAAVVVIDDEWGTRLAQENPGALTVSTRPDVSASWRAAVVGSDPTGRQHLRLTGPAGQQIRCDLAIPGSYNVANALTAIACIDAAGLDPELAARALEGVQVPGRMQRIDVGQQFLAVIDYAHKPAAIAAVLDAVRGSVPGRVIAVIGAGGDRDSGKRALMGAAAVARADLVIVTDDNPRSEDPGTIRAAVLRGARGEDRDIEVREIGDRRAAIGTAVAAARPGDAVVIAGKGHETGQEIHGVKHPFSDEAELTAALRRLPLPGGAQ; encoded by the coding sequence GTGTCCCTCTCGCCGCTGCGCCCCACGAGCGTCGTCGGCGTCCCGTTGAGCGCTCTCGCCGGGCTGCTGCCGGAGTCCGTTGAGCGGCCCCCGACGGACTTCGGATCGGCTGCAGCAGTGCAGGTCACCGGGGCCTCGTTGCGGGGCCACGAGGTCCGACCCGGCGATCTGTTCGGTGCGCTCCCGGGCGCTCGCACGCACGGCGCCCAGTTCGCGGCCGACGCAGCCGCGGCCGGAGCGGTCGCGGTGCTCACCGACCCGGTCGGTGCTTCCCTGATTGCCGACCACGGTGTCGCGCTGCCGGTGCTCGTCACCGCAGATCCCCGGAGCGCTCTCGGGCCGGTGTCCGCCGCGATCTACGGCTACCCGTCCACCCGGCTCAGGATGATCGGGGTCACCGGGACGTCGGGCAAGACGACCACCTGCTTCCTGATCGAGGCGGCGCTGGCTGCCCAGGGACTGCGGACCGGGCTGATCGGCACCGTGATGACGCGGATCGGCGGCGGGGCCGGTGATCCCGACGCGCCCGCGGACGAGGTGATCCCCAGCGCGTTCACCACCCCGGAGGCGCCGGACCTGCAGGCGCTGCTGGCGGTGATGGTCGAACGTGGGGTGCAGGCGGTGACGATGGAGGTCTCCTCCCATGCGCTGGCCCTCGGCCGGGTGGGCGGGACCCGGTTCGCGGTCGGCGCGTTCACCAACCTGAGCCAGGACCACCTCGACTTCCATCCCGACATGGACGACTACTTCGCGGCCAAGGCCAAGCTGTTCGACGGGCGAAGTGATGCTGCGGTCGTGGTCATCGACGACGAATGGGGCACCCGGCTGGCGCAGGAGAACCCGGGAGCGCTCACCGTGTCGACCCGGCCGGACGTATCCGCGAGTTGGCGGGCAGCCGTCGTCGGCAGCGATCCCACCGGGCGCCAGCACCTGCGACTCACCGGCCCTGCCGGCCAGCAGATCCGCTGCGATCTGGCCATCCCGGGGTCCTACAACGTGGCGAACGCGCTCACCGCGATCGCCTGCATCGACGCCGCCGGGCTGGATCCGGAGCTCGCCGCCAGGGCGCTGGAAGGGGTCCAGGTCCCCGGCCGGATGCAACGCATCGACGTCGGCCAGCAGTTCCTGGCCGTCATCGACTACGCCCACAAACCGGCGGCGATCGCCGCCGTGCTGGACGCCGTCCGGGGATCGGTCCCGGGCCGGGTGATCGCGGTGATCGGGGCCGGCGGCGACCGGGACAGCGGCAAACGAGCCCTGATGGGCGCGGCCGCCGTCGCGCGGGCCGACCTGGTGATCGTCACCGACGACAACCCCCGCTCCGAGGACCCCGGCACCATCCGGGCAGCGGTCCTGCGCGGTGCACGCGGCGAAGATCGCGACATCGAGGTCCGGGAGATCGGTGATCGACGGGCCGCGATCGGAACCGCTGTCGCCGCCGCGCGTCCTGGAGACGCCGTGGTGATCGCGGGCAAGGGGCACGAGACGGGGCAGGAGATCCACGGCGTGAAGCATCCGTTCTCGGACGAGGCCGAGCTCACTGCTGCGCTGCGCCGACTGCCGCTGCCCGGCGGTGCGCAGTGA
- the murF gene encoding UDP-N-acetylmuramoyl-tripeptide--D-alanyl-D-alanine ligase: MTLDEIAVAVHGRLVPPAADAGDAAAAPEVGAVVVSSAVVTDSRQATPGSLYVARIGEHADGHDFAAAAAERGAVATLGLRPVGVHPTVVVTDVQDAFAALGAEVLRRCQGLSIIGITGSSGKTTTKDLLAQVLRTAGETIAPVGSLNSEVGVPLTACRVTGSTRFLVAEMGASGVGHIRYLTTIAPPSIGVVLNVGSAHLGPFGSVEAIATTKSELVQALPANGVAVLNADDELVAAMAAATPAHVVSVGRGERADLRATDVSIDARGCAGFRVRGRVRTPVGDEQLDAVIDRLAAPGEHQIGNVLAVIAAAAAAGVPVLAAVGAVASATVLSRWRMEVHDLPDGITLVNDAYNANPESMRAALRALAAMRSGRRTVAVLGAMRELGPDSDRLHAAVGAQAAELGLDMVIAVGEAAPIADGVSGPGTQVRLVPDPDSAEQLLAEILTPGDVVLFKSSRDSGLRHLGDRVARAHGAEIQEGATA, from the coding sequence ATGACGCTCGACGAGATCGCCGTGGCGGTTCACGGCCGGCTGGTCCCGCCCGCTGCTGACGCCGGGGACGCCGCTGCGGCACCCGAGGTCGGCGCCGTCGTCGTGTCGTCCGCGGTCGTCACCGATTCCCGGCAGGCGACACCGGGCAGTCTCTACGTGGCCAGGATCGGCGAGCACGCCGACGGCCACGACTTCGCCGCAGCAGCCGCCGAGCGCGGAGCCGTTGCCACCCTGGGGCTCCGGCCGGTGGGGGTGCACCCGACCGTCGTCGTCACCGACGTCCAGGACGCGTTCGCTGCGCTCGGCGCCGAGGTGCTCCGTCGCTGCCAGGGACTGTCGATCATCGGCATCACCGGCTCCTCCGGCAAGACCACCACCAAGGACCTGTTGGCCCAGGTGCTGCGGACCGCGGGCGAGACGATCGCCCCTGTCGGCTCGCTCAACTCCGAGGTCGGCGTCCCGCTGACGGCCTGCCGGGTCACGGGATCGACCCGGTTCCTGGTCGCGGAGATGGGCGCCTCGGGGGTCGGGCACATCCGTTACCTGACGACGATCGCGCCGCCGAGCATCGGTGTGGTGCTCAACGTCGGCAGCGCGCACCTCGGCCCGTTCGGCTCGGTGGAGGCCATCGCGACCACCAAATCCGAACTGGTGCAGGCACTTCCGGCGAACGGCGTCGCGGTGCTCAACGCCGACGACGAGCTGGTCGCTGCGATGGCAGCAGCCACCCCGGCCCACGTCGTGTCGGTCGGGCGCGGCGAGCGGGCCGATCTGCGGGCGACGGACGTCAGCATCGACGCGCGCGGCTGTGCCGGGTTCCGGGTGCGCGGCCGGGTGCGCACCCCCGTCGGTGACGAACAGCTGGACGCGGTCATCGACCGACTCGCCGCCCCCGGAGAGCACCAGATCGGCAACGTGCTCGCTGTCATCGCGGCGGCGGCCGCCGCTGGGGTGCCGGTCCTGGCGGCAGTGGGCGCCGTCGCCTCGGCCACGGTGCTGAGCCGCTGGCGGATGGAGGTCCACGACCTGCCGGACGGGATCACCCTGGTCAACGATGCCTACAACGCCAACCCCGAGTCGATGCGCGCGGCCCTGCGCGCGCTCGCGGCGATGCGCTCGGGCCGCCGGACCGTCGCGGTACTCGGCGCGATGCGGGAACTCGGTCCGGATTCGGATCGGCTGCATGCCGCGGTCGGCGCTCAGGCAGCGGAACTCGGTCTGGACATGGTGATCGCGGTGGGCGAGGCGGCGCCGATCGCCGACGGGGTGAGCGGCCCGGGGACCCAGGTGCGGCTGGTTCCCGACCCGGACTCGGCCGAGCAACTCCTGGCGGAGATACTCACTCCGGGCGATGTGGTGCTGTTCAAGTCGAGCCGCGACTCCGGCCTGCGCCATCTGGGCGACCGGGTCGCCCGCGCGCACGGCGCCGAGATCCAGGAAGGAGCCACCGCATGA